The window AATGTCGTAGATGGTGTTGGCCGGGTATTATCCGACTGCCAGCTAATCGACCGTCACCGGTTCACGGCACAACGACATCCGCCGGTGTGTGCAGCAGTTGCACCCATACGGCGCATTTGCCTCGCAAACATTCGCCCGAATTTGTAGGCATGCATCTCATCCGGGAACGAGCATCTTCCTGCTGCAATGTCACGCCGTCGCTCAAGCATAGAGTGCGAAAACTCCGACCAACAAAAGGTCCGGTGCATGTGTCCTGTCCATGTGCGTACCCATGACCCATTGGCCGTGATAAGCACTGCTGTTTCTGATTAATATTCAATCCCGAAAGGTCGTCACTGTGGCATAGTTCGCATGTTAGATGGGTCGAACCTCGTTCGCCAAGGGCAAAGGCCCGTCTTGTCAGAGGCGTTTTTGATTCCTGTGTGCACGTCATGTCCGCCCATCACGAGGCATATGCTTGCGCTGTTTCATCATGGGCATGCAATGTAAGTCGTCGAGGCTTGACCGCTCGTGCGACTGCTTCAACAAAGCCAAGGCTCGCTCGAGTGAAAATGAAAGAAGAGGGGGAAACGGGAGGGGGAAACGAAAAAGCAAAAAAAGACAATCAGATCTGCCCCTTGATGTCCACTTTGCGAaacgccgtcgtcttggccgcTTCGAAGACGGAGCCGGCTTTGCCCGTGAGGAAGGAAATATGGCTTTGACGATCCTCAAGGAGGTGTTGGCCTTGCTGGTCGATGATGAActgggcggcatcggcatcagACTCGAACGCAAGCACCTCCGTCAGGAAGCGAAGGTTCACATCAGGCTTGTAGCTGCGGAAAGTCAgcggtggacgacgacggatcgGATCCGATGACAAACCTCTTGCAGATGTTGCACAGCGCCGCGAGACGTTCCCTCATGACGAACATATCCATGAGATATGCCCCCATGTTGGGTGTGTCGAGGTACAGCTGGAAGAACTTGTTGTAGTTGCCCAGGGCGAGGGCGGAGCGCACCGCCAAGGCATGCTTGATCGGCagctcctccttctccgctgccgtcaaggccgccaaCGTGTCGTTCAACCCGGACCGGTTGGCGGTGTGGATGAAATACAAAATGCGGTACGCCTTGAACTCAAAGGGATTTCCTTTGAGGCCCAGTTCGTAGAGGGATCGAAGCTGCGTCTGGCACTGGTTATACTCACCGATGTCCCCCTTCTCCAGGGCAATCCTGGCGTGAATCTCATACACGGAAACGGTGAATTCATTCTTGATTCGTTGCACGGTGAGGTCTTGGCGCATGGACTTGAACTGGTCGCAAACGTAGGAGTAGTTGGCCTCCTTGCGCCACTTCTTCTTGAGAAGATCCAACGTTTGGCGAAGAACGGATTCGGGCCGCACGTTGGAAGGCACCGGCGGGGCCGTGAGGCGCAGATACCTCTTCTCCAGCACTTGGGACGTCCCAACTATGggccccgtcgacggcggtggcgtTGGTGATCTATGGACGGCTCTATATTCGTTCTCGAATCGCCGCTTCCGCCTgttggccgcctccttctgCAACTTACTCTGTTTCGTCACGGGCTCATCGGCAGATGTTCGGCTGAGAAGGGATGGATACGATACACGGCTTTCGAGAGAGCGAGGGTTAGTAGAGCGCCAGGGCGACAGAGGAGCGTCACCGTTTGCGAATTCGGACGATTTTCTTTTCTTGGACGTCGCCGACTCCGACGAGAGAGGCGATGCGGACGAGGCGCTCCCGTTCAGATGCGCTTCCCGTTCGAGTTTCACGAGGGCTTGGGGTAGGGGCACCTTGTCCCAGTCAATCGTATACAGGGTGCCGTTGTCCTTGGCTACGCCGATCGTCTCCTTCAGTTTATTCTCCACGTCGGCGCGGGGGATGGTGGCGTCGTCATTCTGGGTCAAGAAGGATCTTTGGACATAGCGGCGGACAGACTCTGGCCATGCCGTCTTGCCCTTGGGCTGTTCGGCCGTTGGAACTTGggcaggcggcggctcgGCGACCACGGGGGAGGGCGGTGGAGGCGCGAATCCGGGAAACtgtggaggggggggaggcacGTATTGGCCGAAGCCCTGTCGAACCTGGACTTGGACAAAGGCGGGATCTAAAATGTCAGAGGACGATGAGCCATgtcggaggaggagacgagggGTGCTCACTGGCAGGATATGCGTAGGAcgcaggcgtcggcggcggggggaCGCCTGGCGCTTGCGGCGTTCCTGGCCACATAGGCATCATCCTATCGATGCGGCTGCCAGAAGGGAGGTTAGTGTTTCACAAAGATCGTTATGAGGGAAGCCCTATCCAAGTCTGAGATGCAGACGATGCGGGAAAATGGCGTCGAGTGTCGAGGGCTCAGGCTTGATGGATGGGGAGGTGAATGGTAATTAATTGGGTTGGGAGGATAGGCTGCTGTGCCGCCAGGGAATAGGCGGTGAAGTCCCGTGACTTGCTTCACGGCTAAACATCGGTTATCAGCACTCCTTCGGCTGTATCATCTTGGGCGGCGGAACCATGGCAGTTGCGCCATCATCTCTATTGCCATGGTTACTTCGTTTCTGCTTTTGAAATATTCAAGAGCTGAACCCCGATCATTCTGCAGCCATCTAGCTTTTCTCCAATACCGTATTTAGCTGTCTCGAGTTCGTTGCAATCCAACAACCTGTCAGCAATAGGCGAATTCATTCTCGCCTGGTACCCCGCCGTACGCCTCGATGCACCTGATCGCAGACTGATTCGACAGTGGGATACTGAGCGTTGCTACTCCGACATGACGGATGTTTCTAAAACACGTCGACCTCACCAGCGCATTACGGCCCTCGTATTTACCGGATGAGGTGCTTCTCTTTGTACAAGACAATGTCGGCCTCTACGAGGGGTATGTAGGCCCCACGTTTAGACCGTCACCGACCTCGGCTGACCGTGTTCACACGTTTCGACGTGTACAGCAAATTCAAGCTTCCAAGCCAGCAGAATGGCCAGGTCTACCTGACATCGCATCGGATCTGTTATGTCGACAAGAATGAGCCCCGCGCGAACTCGGTCGCGCTGGACCTAAAGGAGGTTGATCGATACGAGTTCTACGCAGGATTCCTCAAGTCTTCGCCCAAGGTCACCATCATTCCAAAGCCTTCGAAGCGGTCATTCATCCGTGACCGCGCAATACCAAACTCGACATCGTCATCCGCACTTGACCCCCATTCTTCCTCTCTTCGGGACGGTCCATTCCGACCTCCTGCTGGCCCTCCTCCGGCGACAACGGCGACGTGGGTGTGCACCATTTGCAGCTTCTCCAACCCCGTGCCGGTAAACTTTGACCCTCAAGCGGCGAACGCGCACACGCCTCTACCTCCCTGTTTGGCCTGCGGCATAAAACCTACTCTCTCGCACGTGCTGAAGGCGGCCATCACCAACGCGAGCAACAGAActtcgacggcgacagggGTGTCAAATGGCCCGGGACTTCCGGTTCGGGGCAAGGGACCCGACCTTGCTGCgcaggcgacgagctcgggaGATGTCTCCAATTCGCAGAATCCAAGGAAAGGATCCACGTCAGTCGCCGGTCACGCCGCCACCGTTCAATGCCCCAGATGCACCTTCTCGAACCATCCTTCACTGTTATCCTGTGAAATTTGCGGTGCCTCTCTAAAAGTCCTGCCGTCACCGTCCATGACAACGCATGCAGGTGACGAATTTCTACGAGCGCAATCGCCCGGGCCCGTGCTGGACGGCAAAAGCAAGGCAGGGCCAAATGGGATACACGTTTCAGAAAGTGTCAAATTTTCCTTTCGCGATGGCGGAGAGAGGATCTTTTACGAACGCCTGAAAGGCGCCATAACACAGCGAAAGTGGCTGCTGCAGAACGCACCACCGGCGCCAAAGAGCGGCCGAATGTACGACGGCGGCAATGGAGCATCCTCCGACACAGCAGGTGGCAAGACAAAAACCGCTGGCATAGCAGGTCTTGAGCAGCTCGGGCTCAACATGCGCAAGAATGACGAGCTTCTCATCGGCAGCGCGTTCGAAGACCTGGCTGCGTTGATGTCTTCCGCCAAGGAGGTCATCGCTCTAGCGGAACGCTTTGCCCGGCAGAATGCGGCCAATGGCGatgcctcggccgaggagaaggcgaTTTTGGCCGAATCGGCCAGCCAGCTGGGTCTCATCACGACAAAGGATATTGTCGGAGGGGGCGCGTCGGAGTCGCTCTACCTTTCTGAGCTGTCTCGAAACATGGCCGagttcctcgccgacgactcgAGAGGAGTTCTCAAGAAagccggcggcatcatcaccctcgtcgacctctgGGCCATGTTCAACCGGGCGAGAGGTGGTGTCGAGCTCGTCAGCCCCATGGATTTCAAAAAGGCCGCCGGCCTCTGGGAAAGCCTCAAGCTCCCCGTGCGACTGCGCACCTTCCGCAGCGGCGTCATGGTCGTTCAGGGTCGCGACCGCACCGACGACATCACGATCCGCACTCTTCTCGGTTGGCTCCAAGACTTGCACGAATTCCCGCCCGAGCGCGACGTCGCTTGGGATTGGCGCGAGTTCGGCCGCGGCGTCACAGCACAGGAGGCAGCCGAGCGCTTTGGGTGGAGTCTCGGGGTGGCGGAAGAGGAGCTCTTGATGGCCGAGGACAATGGGGCTCTCTGTCGCGAAGAGGGTCTGGAGGGACTGAAGTTTTGGAAGAATTACATCGATACGGGCGATATTCCCCCACCCAAAAGCAAAGAGGAACAGCAGGAGGAAGAGATCATTCGATCGCTGAAGGGGAGCGGCTTCGTTTAGACAGCGATTTAtacatggcatggcatggcatggtaTGGCGTCACCGGCATGCGAGGTCAGATCTCTGCAAGGTCGCGGACGACCCAGCTTCAAGTAGAAACTCATATATGTTGATTGGGGCAAGATGGCGACATTTTCATCATGAACGCTCCTTGGTCCCTCGAGGAATCTCGGCAGCACGGCCAAGTGCTCGCTCGTTCCGCCTACAACATGCCATCCCGTAGCATATTTCCAACCCGAATGCAGTAGCACGCTCCGTAAAAGCAGTGTAGTTCAACCGTTTTTGGCGCCAATACCAAACTCCAGGAAATGCCTGTGCTGCCGTAGCAGCCTCGTGCCATACTCCGGCAATAAAAAGAATTTAGAGAAAAGGGCCCTCAAACGATAACATGGGTGGACATGTGCTCAACCGCTTCCCGTATCGTTCGCAGCATGCGTTGATTTACGCAGAACGGGCACCGCAGGGGTCGGTCGAGGGACGAGACTGGGGCGTCGGAATTGATGGGAGTCAAAGTCAGGTCTGCCGCCATGTCGTGGGTGGGCGTTGCGTATCGCGGGTCGGATGACGATCGGCCTCCGGGAGTGGAGAGCAGATTCGTGGCAGATTGCATGCCGGCCCTCTCCTGCTGCTCACGTTCCTCGCGCACGGCAgcggcctgctcctcggcggccatctCTTCCTGCTGAAGCTGGCGGAGCGCATTCTGCAGCACGACCTCGGGGTCATCATCGGCATACATGTGCTGCTctggtggtggtgaggtTGGAGGGCCAGGTAAGGCAAGGTGGTTTGATTGGCCGTCCGAAGGTGTGTCTGCTAGGCCGTTTGCTGCCGATATTCTGCGGATGATTTCGTCGCGAACGAGGGCACAGGTATTCAGagtcgcctcgacgccgacggcgcgcagGACCTGTTCCTTGATCGCCGCCGGACTCGTGTCGGATTGAATGGTCATGACGCGCGAAACGCAGTCGGCGAGGTAGTCGATGTCCTCGGCCGGGTTCATtccaccgtcgccgtgccTCCGTTGTCGGCGCACAAGCAGACCGTACCGTTTCTTGAATCGGTGGATCCAGCCGGGGGAAAACTCGGGCGCGTTCTCGTCCTTGTAGCGGGGCAGCTGGGTAAAGATGGATTTTGCCTTTTCGCCGAGTTCCTCGTTCGTAGGCTGCCGCCCCGACGCCTGGACCTGCTGGTACCAGAGAAGAACAAGCTTCTCGACATCGGGCCAATTGCCGAAGCGAAGTCGCGATCCGGAGAGCTGCGGGTTATCGCCGTCGAGTCGCGAGTACTTGGGGGAGAGCGAATGCGAGACGGTGGATTGGCTGATATTCTGGCCGTATTGGGAGAAGAACCACTCGATGCAGGCCTTGTGAGAGGGGCGGATGGGTTGGTTGTTGGCCCAGCGGCGCAGAGTGCGGCGTTGATCGAGCGTCAAGGAATGTCGCTCCTTGGGTGGTGTAGTCGCGGGTGAATCGTCGGGGACATGTTCCTCGGGCTGCTGGGCGAGATGTGATGCTGTCGCGGCCACGAGGGCGGGATCAGTTGTGGCATCCGTCATGTCATCAGACATTTGTTGCCCCAGGAGATATATCCTTTAGACGATATGATTCGGGGCGGATGGAATCGTTGTATCCGAACAGACGCGCGATTGTTTCGATTAAGAGGAGGTGGTGCTAAAATGGCGTGGCGGGGCGAAAGATTTTCGGGGATCATACGTCGTGGCACGTGATCACCCCAATAAGCTCGGATGGATGAAGCGAGGGCCATGCATGCAGCGTAAACACAGCTATGTATGTCGAACGCGGGGTGGAATGCAAATCAGCTTGTCTCTTTTCTTGGTCATCTTTATTCGGATGGGTTCCATAAGGGAATAGAGGGAACGTTGCATAACAGTGTGCTATTTGCGGAACCATCTCTACAactgagtactgtacaacgaGGGCGGGCTTCGCAACTATGCGGACAGATCCGCAACACAGAATTCTCGCAGCGATTGCCCTTTGAACTCGGCTGTTTGGCTCATCAAGTAATTAAATTCCGTCAGAAATTCCAAGTGAGACGTGTGAAACTCATACTGCACCGTCCATCCTGGACGCACATTTTGAAGCAAGTAGAAAAGTGCAGGACGGAAGTGCACATGGATGGATTGGGACAATTGTGAGAGAATCGGTCAAGAGGGCCACAAAGGCCCCTCGGCGTGCCTGTTTTAATTTGATCCCATGCCAGCAGCGATTTGCACCATGCCGTCCAAGGTTGGCACCCTGTAATCACGTCGTAGAACGAGTCGTCGGCATCCATCTTGAACATTGACACGCGACAGTTCAATTGTAGAGAAACAGTCTGATCATGCTTCTATATGTACACCTTCATGTCGTACAACCCTCGGCTCTGTCGTCCGTGTCGTCCGCTTACTGCTTcttctcctgctcgtcgagaaACTTCCTGTTGCTCTCGGTCAGCGATGGCTCGGTCCTCGAGGCAAGAAGGCACAACGCACTTGATGAaatcggcctcgtcggagcTTGAGGCATTGATCGGGGGTGTGGCCTTGGTAGCAGGGTTCTTGGGACCAGCGGTAGCCAGGTAGACACCGCCGAAGAGAGCACCCAGCCAGCCCATGGCAATCTTGCAAACCAGTTAGTCGTTCGGTCGGTCAAATGAGGCGACCATCGGAGAGGGGCGGGAGCGAGACGAACGTGGTGGCTTCCGAGCCGCATGCCCGCAACGTTGTAGTAAGCGACGCCAGCCATCTTGGATGATGTTGATCGGGAGAAAGGGCAAAGAATGAGAGGCGGGTGTCAATTGAGATGCTCCGGTGGACGATGGGCTGGACAACGAATGTGCCGCTCAATTTCCGCTCTAGTCGAGTCGACACAGCCAGGGACCGGGTATAGTTCGGCACATGTCAGGCTCGCCCATTGCGGAGCTATCCAACACGACGTCACTGTTCGAACCCCCACGACAGCTCCTCAACGCCAACAGTGGACAATTCTAGGTAAAGTCTCGCTTGCTCCGCCACTCTACGTGCGCACCAAGCGCCTCGCCGCTGCGAAGGATAGAAATCCATCTCACTCGTACGAAATTTGCGATGCCTTGGTGGGGGGGGTCGAAAGAGCCTCGATCGAAGCCCGAGGCGGCAGAGCCAACGGTCGAAACGTCCGAtagctcgtcctcgtttGACCCCAAGAAACTTCCCAAGAGGGAAAGGCTTCCCAAAGGTTTGCAAACCATCGTAGACAAGGCAGATGGCGACAGCGGTTTCTTCGATGACCTGCGCGAAGGATAGTAAGCCGTCACCCATCGTGGACGCCCACGTCGGCGGGTGCTAACCGGTGCCATCTTGCCAGCGTCCCTCCGTCGACCGACAGCAACCTCCGTTATGCCGCCTACGCGACCAGATTTCGGACCATCCTCCAGTCGGCACACCGCTATGTCGCGTACACGTCCGACATTGGTGAATCCTTCCGTCCCGTCGCCCACCCTCACCTCGTTCGAACGGCGTACGGGATTTCTTGGATCTACATCTTGGGCGATGTCTCGTATGAGGGCTACAAGGCGTACCGGCACAATCAGCGAATTCTCCACCCCGAACGGCAACTCATGCCTCATCAAGAAAAAAATACCGGTCTaacggtcgacgaggcgaagGATCTCAAGCCCGGCGTCGTCTCACCCCTCGAGGACTGGCGAACGGTCATGGTGCAGCGAGGCATCTTCCAGAGCGTCGCGAGCATGGGACTCCCTGCTTTCACAATCCACAGCGTCGTCCGCTACTCTGGACGGGCCATGAAAAATGTGAAGAACACGGCCATTCGAACATGGACCCCCATCGGCCTTGGTCTTGCCGTCGTCCCCTTCTTGCCAGCCGTATTTGACaagccggtcgaggaggcgatCGAGTGGGCTTTTCACAAGggcttctcggccgcggGCGGAAAGTCATACGTGGGCGACGCACCTACAATAGGCCGAGAGGATCTGCTTGACAAACGGCCGAAAACGAAAGAGGAATAAGAACGTTACGTGTTGGCGTGTGTATTCACAAGGAGGAGAATCAAATGGGTAGGTGGCTGGGTGCTTGGCTCGACCGAGCCCCGCTATGCATACTCGATCACGCTTGACACCAGCGGATTATATGCACCATATGGCCCAACGTCCCTACGTACGCAGAGTGGTGACGAGTGGGAGTAACCTCTCAACTTATTATCTTTCGGCGCTTTTTTCGGAGCTCGACAATCACAGACATGAAGCCCGATGATGGCGCACGCCCTGTCATGAGTGCTTAATGCTGGCTGCGTCGTGCTTCACTGTATGAATGCTACTCTACTTTCGACTGTGCCGCCCTCGTTTGCTCTCTTTTTTTCCGTCGGATGGATTGCCAAACAAATATATAAACAAACACACGTTTCTTCCTAACCCCAAAGGTTGGTCCGTCTCATCCCTATCCCCAAAATTGCTATATAAAACCTATCGACAGTGTGCTGTAAACGGTCGGTGAAAACTGAACACTGGTCGTAGCCTACGTAGGCATTCATTGAAACAAACTGATCTTTACATTGGGTATGGCTGCACCTGATACGGCCTGCATGCTCATTTTCTGTGGTGCTGAATGAAAATTACCTGGAATGGGAATTACATAAGATAGTATGCATGGATCACCCTCGAAGAATGATAGTTCAGTGTGTAggcgtacagagtacatacTGTATTATTGCACTGTTCGATTAATATTTACTACTTTACTTTGTTTTGTACTAATGTGCTATCAGATGGCCTCAGCCTTTCTCAGTACCTGCTAACTTAGGTAGTAGCAAAAACATCgagagtaagtacaagtacggagtaaggaAGCATACGTAtcacaggtacaagtacttacgtagtACGGAGAATTAAGTATTATTAGTTCAGAcctctccgtacttgtacttaatacttacttacatgcatacggtgtacttacataatTGCatctacttaagtacttgcttactttacttacttgcatatGCCTTAGTACCTATTAATACCACtcaaggtacggagtaatgacTTAGATCAGGTGTACGTACCTGATTCAATATTAATCTGAATCGCTCATGTTATGCATTCATGAGGTACCACCTAATATTAGTTACAAGAGTTAGTACGTAAGTACCCTGAAGGAATACTCCGCTCCGCACAGTAATCCCTTATACCGACTAAATGGCACCTAAACTGTCACAGATACAGTGGACAGTTCCAGACGCTTCCTTGCCTGCTCAGTCATCGGCCCCGTCACCTAGCACTGACGACGACCATTCTGCCTGCCACTGGGACGACTCGCCGTTGGTGATAAAATCAGGCTGCCCTTCTCGACTTCGTCATGACTCCATCATCGGATTCGGGCTCTCGCGAGACGAGCTATGTCGAAATGCGTGACAGGACTGACGCGACCTTGGTCGGCAAGCACTGCCAATTTGATTACTGCAATCAACTAGACTTCCTCCCCTTTCTGTGCCAATCCTGCTCCAAGACATACTGTCTCGACCACCGGACAGAGACGGCGCACAAATGCTCGAACCCTGGAGCGTGGGCGGAACGCAGGAGGCTCGCCCAGCTCGCGCGGCCATCCATCGGACAGGGCAAGCTGCTGCGAGACAGAGTCTCCCAGAAGCCATGCGCATCGACGGACTGCAAGACCGTCGTGGGGACATCGCTCACGCCCGGTGTTCACTGCCAGACGTGCAAGCGGGATTACTGTCTGAAGCACCGTCTAATGGATGATCACGACTGCAAAAACCTCGTTCCCATCGGGGCGGGGCCTCTCCAGATGGACGTCGCTCAGAAAACGAGGTCTGCCCTCGACAAGCTGCGGGCCTGGGGTAGCGCCAAGAAGGAACGGGCAGAGAGAGTTTTACCGAAACCTAAACCGAGCTCTGCAGCGGCCAGACTTGCGGCCGTCGCGAAGCTGAAGAAGACGGCAAAGGGGCGCAAGGACATTGCTGAGGAGAAGCGAATATACCTCTACGTGGAGGCGGAAGCTGAAACGGCCAAAGCCAAGCTGCCCAAGGGGGAGTTCTTCTTCTCCAAAGACtgggtcgtcggccggctgtTGGATGATGCCGCCCAGAACCTTCAGGTCCAGAACATGAACAACCAAAGCTCCGAGGAACGAGATAAACTGCGCGTCTTTCACGTCGAGGGAGGACGGTTGTTGGAGTTTGGCGAGAAGATTGGGGCAGCCCTGCAAAGTGGCAACACGGTCATATTGTTGAGAGGGAttgggccgccgccgagcctgaTGGAGATGTGAACGTGCGGGCATGTCGGTTTTTCTGCTATTGCAATACATTGAGCGTCTTTGCATATAGACTTGAACATCTCAAAAAGTCACAATATTCACTCCTGGAAAGCAAAATGCACGCCGAGAATGGCCCGTGAGCTTTGGTGACGATTCTTCTCACTTTCGAGGACGCTTGTCACGGGTCCTGTGTATGGGGAGGAGGTTCTATTCCCTTGCAGCGGGCTCCTATCGAGGAACGGAGCGCCACATCTTTTCTTTTGGCTCCCATGAATAAAGTAAAAGCTGCCGACACTCCCTTACACCTACGGCTTTGGTATTTTGCTGTTATCTCCGATGTTGACTAACTTGAGTCTCGTTAACATGGCAGCGACAATGCTGTAGGGTAGGGAGACTCAGCAATGAGAGACCTTACAATTACATATGGGAATCACGTGCTTTCGTGTAAACTCGCGCTGCCATGACGCAACATACTGTGCGTATCCAACCACCACTGTCCTCTCACACATTAGTGACCCGTTGGACCTCGATATGCCTCCTCATGTTCCGCGCAAACGGCTACGCGAATCATCCAAACCTGAAAGGGAGAGCAAAGACCGGCCGCAGGAAACAAACGCAGCATTCAGGGCAAGCCAACGGAAAGCCACTCTTTTTGACGATCTCGACGCTGCGGTGACCCCTCTCGGGGAACCATCGGGCACTGCAGCGCCTTGGTTCGACGAGGATAGCGATAGCTCCCTGTCTTCCCTGTCGGACAAACAATTTGAGGACCCCCCACTCGCTAAAAGACAGAAGATTGAGgaatccgacgacgaagatggaGTCGAGTTCGAGGACGTCACGGCACCGAGCGCACAGTCAACAGCCGTACCCGCAGTCTCTGGCGACCTCGAATTGACGTTAATAAAGGATACGCGGGTATCACTCACCAACTCTTACGGTGACAAGAAAGGCCCGACGAA of the Drechmeria coniospora strain ARSEF 6962 chromosome 01, whole genome shotgun sequence genome contains:
- a CDS encoding hypothetical protein (related to VPS36 protein, involved in vacuolar protein sorting), with product MFLKHVDLTSALRPSYLPDEVLLFVQDNVGLYEGKFKLPSQQNGQVYLTSHRICYVDKNEPRANSVALDLKEVDRYEFYAGFLKSSPKVTIIPKPSKRSFIRDRAIPNSTSSSALDPHSSSLRDGPFRPPAGPPPATTATWVCTICSFSNPVPVNFDPQAANAHTPLPPCLACGIKPTLSHVLKAAITNASNRTSTATGVSNGPGLPVRGKGPDLAAQATSSGDVSNSQNPRKGSTSVAGHAATVQCPRCTFSNHPSLLSCEICGASLKVLPSPSMTTHAGDEFLRAQSPGPVLDGKSKAGPNGIHVSESVKFSFRDGGERIFYERLKGAITQRKWLLQNAPPAPKSGRMYDGGNGASSDTAGGKTKTAGIAGLEQLGLNMRKNDELLIGSAFEDLAALMSSAKEVIALAERFARQNAANGDASAEEKAILAESASQLGLITTKDIVGGGASESLYLSELSRNMAEFLADDSRGVLKKAGGIITLVDLWAMFNRARGGVELVSPMDFKKAAGLWESLKLPVRLRTFRSGVMVVQGRDRTDDITIRTLLGWLQDLHEFPPERDVAWDWREFGRGVTAQEAAERFGWSLGVAEEELLMAEDNGALCREEGLEGLKFWKNYIDTGDIPPPKSKEEQQEEEIIRSLKGSGFV
- a CDS encoding zinc finger protein, yielding MTPSSDSGSRETSYVEMRDRTDATLVGKHCQFDYCNQLDFLPFLCQSCSKTYCLDHRTETAHKCSNPGAWAERRRLAQLARPSIGQGKLLRDRVSQKPCASTDCKTVVGTSLTPGVHCQTCKRDYCLKHRLMDDHDCKNLVPIGAGPLQMDVAQKTRSALDKLRAWGSAKKERAERVLPKPKPSSAAARLAAVAKLKKTAKGRKDIAEEKRIYLYVEAEAETAKAKLPKGEFFFSKDWVVGRLLDDAAQNLQVQNMNNQSSEERDKLRVFHVEGGRLLEFGEKIGAALQSGNTVILLRGIGPPPSLMEM
- a CDS encoding SAC3/GANP domain protein, encoding MPMWPGTPQAPGVPPPPTPASYAYPANPAFVQVQVRQGFGQYVPPPPPQFPGFAPPPPSPVVAEPPPAQVPTAEQPKGKTAWPESVRRYVQRSFLTQNDDATIPRADVENKLKETIGVAKDNGTLYTIDWDKVPLPQALVKLEREAHLNGSASSASPLSSESATSKKRKSSEFANGDAPLSPWRSTNPRSLESRVSYPSLLSRTSADEPVTKQSKLQKEAANRRKRRFENEYRAVHRSPTPPPSTGPIVGTSQVLEKRYLRLTAPPVPSNVRPESVLRQTLDLLKKKWRKEANYSYVCDQFKSMRQDLTVQRIKNEFTVSVYEIHARIALEKGDIGEYNQCQTQLRSLYELGLKGNPFEFKAYRILYFIHTANRSGLNDTLAALTAAEKEELPIKHALAVRSALALGNYNKFFQLYLDTPNMGAYLMDMFVMRERLAALCNICKSYKPDVNLRFLTEVLAFESDADAAQFIIDQQGQHLLEDRQSHISFLTGKAGSVFEAAKTTAFRKVDIKGQI
- a CDS encoding Mitochondrial 18kDa protein, whose product is MPWWGGSKEPRSKPEAAEPTVETSDSSSSFDPKKLPKRERLPKGLQTIVDKADGDSGFFDDLREGYVPPSTDSNLRYAAYATRFRTILQSAHRYVAYTSDIGESFRPVAHPHLVRTAYGISWIYILGDVSYEGYKAYRHNQRILHPERQLMPHQEKNTGLTVDEAKDLKPGVVSPLEDWRTVMVQRGIFQSVASMGLPAFTIHSVVRYSGRAMKNVKNTAIRTWTPIGLGLAVVPFLPAVFDKPVEEAIEWAFHKGFSAAGGKSYVGDAPTIGREDLLDKRPKTKEE